One segment of Setaria viridis chromosome 4, Setaria_viridis_v4.0, whole genome shotgun sequence DNA contains the following:
- the LOC117852710 gene encoding uncharacterized protein, protein MASRATLTVLFGFYAVFCCLDLLKEATATLIPAVLITLALTPLLTYAHVWALGRANAGGAGARFVARLAEATLLAAVVALLSGAAVRLGLGAGEVPRLGGADDVGWLG, encoded by the coding sequence ATGGCGTCCCGAGCCACCCTCACCGTTCTCTTCGGCTTCTACGCCGTCTTCTGCTGCCTCGACCTCCTCAAAGAAGCTACCGCCACTCTCATCCCGGCCGTTCTCATCACCCTCGCGCTCACCCCGCTGCTCACGTACGCGCACGTGTGGGCGCTCGGCCGTGCCaacgcgggcggcgccggcgcccgttTCGTGGCGCGCCTTGCTGAGGCGACCCTTCTGGCGGCGGTGGTTGCTCTCCTTTCAGGCGCCGCGGTGCggctcggcctcggcgccggTGAGGTTCCCCGTCtcggcggcgcggacgacgTTGGGTGGCTTGGCTGA